A part of Mycolicibacterium sp. TUM20985 genomic DNA contains:
- a CDS encoding DUF6319 family protein — MTVFAPAAAEAPTTPHDMPRAAAVAEEKATKTPVRKSGGRKTKTLELTLTVTGTADGEWRAELKQGNAYVARDLAVAAAAVSRAAKELHEDLSGPIDEVIEEARSQQTARVAALEAELESARRALADLD, encoded by the coding sequence ATGACCGTATTCGCTCCGGCAGCAGCAGAAGCGCCAACCACCCCTCACGACATGCCGCGTGCGGCCGCCGTTGCTGAGGAGAAGGCCACGAAGACTCCGGTCAGGAAGTCCGGTGGAAGGAAGACGAAGACTCTCGAGCTGACCCTCACCGTCACCGGCACCGCCGACGGCGAGTGGCGCGCTGAGCTCAAGCAAGGCAACGCATACGTGGCCCGGGATCTCGCGGTCGCAGCGGCCGCGGTCTCCCGTGCGGCGAAGGAATTGCACGAGGACCTGTCCGGCCCGATCGACGAGGTCATCGAGGAAGCACGTTCGCAGCAGACCGCCCGGGTCGCTGCGCTTGAAGCCGAATTGGAAAGCGCGCGTAGGGCTCTCGCCGATCTGGACTGA
- a CDS encoding LacI family DNA-binding transcriptional regulator, translating into MAVSRPTMADVALRAGVSRTLVSFILSGKPGASEETRRRVLEVADHIGYRPDSAAQLLARGRSRTIGVLMDVRQPFQAEMVTDIYPAAEGAGYDVLLSANLPDRDESTSIEALISHRCGGLILLGPTSNQAQLQALAERVPVIVVGRKIVVDAALEAAGRGLGSVRTADAKGIRQAVAYLSELGHRDIHHVDGGTGPGSTERRRAYRAAMRSHGLEAHTRVIPGAHTEEAGAHAAMAFLAESSLPTAILAGNDRCALGLLDVFTRAGVKVPSEVSLIGFDDSRLSDYPLIDLTTVHQDAAGIARHAVRLAIEMMEERNVVETDVVLEPKLMVRGTTAGPRADS; encoded by the coding sequence ATGGCCGTCTCTCGCCCCACGATGGCCGACGTGGCGTTGCGTGCCGGCGTGTCGAGGACTCTTGTCTCGTTCATCCTGAGCGGTAAGCCAGGTGCCAGCGAGGAAACCCGACGCCGCGTGCTCGAGGTCGCCGATCACATCGGATACCGCCCGGACTCCGCGGCGCAGCTGCTCGCGCGCGGCCGAAGCCGCACCATCGGCGTGCTGATGGACGTCCGCCAACCCTTTCAGGCCGAGATGGTTACCGACATCTATCCCGCGGCGGAAGGTGCTGGCTATGACGTGCTCTTGAGTGCCAACCTCCCCGATCGAGACGAGTCCACGTCCATCGAGGCGTTGATCAGCCACCGCTGCGGTGGCCTCATCCTGTTGGGCCCAACCTCCAACCAGGCGCAGTTGCAGGCGCTGGCAGAGAGGGTGCCAGTCATCGTCGTCGGCAGGAAGATCGTCGTCGACGCGGCCCTCGAGGCAGCGGGGCGTGGGCTGGGGTCAGTACGCACCGCCGACGCCAAGGGCATTCGGCAGGCGGTGGCGTACCTGTCCGAACTCGGCCACCGCGACATCCACCACGTCGACGGCGGCACGGGTCCCGGTTCGACTGAGCGGCGTCGCGCCTATCGAGCGGCGATGCGTAGCCATGGCCTGGAAGCGCACACCCGGGTCATTCCCGGCGCCCACACGGAAGAGGCAGGCGCGCATGCTGCCATGGCATTTCTGGCCGAATCCAGTCTGCCCACGGCCATTCTGGCGGGCAACGATCGTTGTGCACTGGGCTTGCTCGACGTGTTCACCCGGGCGGGTGTCAAGGTCCCGTCGGAGGTGTCGTTGATCGGTTTCGACGACAGCCGGCTGTCCGACTACCCGCTGATCGACTTGACGACCGTGCACCAAGATGCCGCCGGGATCGCGCGGCACGCAGTTCGACTCGCGATCGAGATGATGGAAGAACGAAACGTTGTCGAAACCGACGTGGTTCTCGAACCAAAACTCATGGTCCGTGGCACCACCGCCGGGCCACGCGCGGACTCATAG